Proteins from one Anaerohalosphaeraceae bacterium genomic window:
- the flgG gene encoding flagellar basal-body rod protein FlgG: protein MLRAFSTAATGMDAQQTMVDIIAHNLANVNTNGFKRSCVNFQDLLYLKMRQADREVTSGVTAPSGLEVGSGVKIASTSRVFTPGSLENTGNELDMAIQGEGFFQVTLPNGELRYTRDGAFQKDANGYLVTANGYQLSPGITIPTDAMAVDIGTDGTVTVQTPSGVQVVGMIELYRFPNPAGLSAEGDNLYRETEASGAAVAGQAGQNGYGTILSMYLEKSNVEMVQELVNLITAQRGYEINSRCIRTGDNMLQQLSQLIR from the coding sequence ATGCTGCGTGCTTTTTCAACGGCGGCCACGGGAATGGATGCTCAGCAGACAATGGTGGACATCATTGCCCATAACCTGGCCAACGTCAATACGAACGGATTCAAGCGGTCGTGTGTGAATTTTCAGGATTTGCTGTATTTGAAGATGCGGCAGGCCGACCGGGAAGTGACTTCCGGCGTGACTGCACCGAGCGGTCTGGAGGTCGGCAGCGGCGTCAAGATTGCCTCCACCAGCCGTGTTTTTACCCCCGGTTCGCTGGAGAATACGGGCAATGAGCTGGATATGGCGATTCAGGGAGAGGGATTTTTCCAGGTGACGTTGCCGAACGGAGAACTGCGGTACACGCGGGATGGAGCCTTTCAGAAGGATGCCAACGGCTATCTGGTGACGGCCAACGGGTATCAGCTCAGCCCGGGCATTACCATTCCGACGGATGCAATGGCGGTGGACATCGGCACGGACGGAACGGTGACCGTGCAGACGCCCTCCGGCGTGCAGGTGGTCGGGATGATTGAGTTGTATCGATTTCCGAACCCGGCGGGCCTGAGTGCGGAAGGAGACAACCTGTACCGGGAAACGGAGGCCAGCGGGGCGGCGGTGGCCGGTCAGGCCGGTCAGAACGGCTACGGAACGATTCTTTCGATGTATCTGGAAAAGTCCAATGTGGAAATGGTGCAGGAGCTGGTGAATCTGATTACGGCGCAGCGCGGGTATGAAATCAACTCCCGGTGCATTCGCACAGGGGACAATATGCTTCAGCAGCTGAGCCAGCTGATCCGGTAG
- a CDS encoding flagellar hook basal-body protein — translation MPDGAERIASGLNGLVRQLEVVAHNAANAQTAGFKRRVLTFEQEYQKSLEALSGNRSLRSNPIQTRQEIDFSQGRLIQTDRPLDIALEGRGFLTLQTPDGPMYTRNGCLQINALGQLTDSQGRIVAGQNGPINLPADALGGDIQISQDGVVRIGTVQVGQLRLADFGENEHRLIPSGFGVFAAPADVQPMPAAGVKVRQGYQESSNVQMIQEMVSMMTLSRLYEANMNVLRQQREASQAVLSAVNT, via the coding sequence ATGCCGGACGGAGCGGAACGAATCGCATCAGGACTGAACGGGCTGGTTCGGCAGCTGGAGGTGGTGGCGCATAACGCTGCCAATGCCCAAACGGCCGGCTTCAAGCGGCGCGTGCTGACGTTTGAACAGGAGTATCAGAAGTCTTTGGAGGCCTTGTCAGGGAATCGTTCGCTCCGGAGCAATCCCATTCAGACTCGCCAGGAAATAGATTTTTCGCAGGGACGTTTGATTCAGACGGACCGTCCGCTGGATATAGCGCTGGAAGGACGTGGGTTTCTGACGCTTCAGACGCCGGATGGGCCGATGTATACGCGCAACGGCTGTCTTCAGATTAATGCCCTGGGGCAGCTGACGGACAGTCAGGGGCGGATTGTAGCCGGACAGAACGGCCCGATTAATCTGCCGGCGGATGCACTGGGGGGGGATATTCAGATTTCGCAGGATGGTGTGGTGCGGATCGGAACTGTTCAGGTCGGGCAGCTCCGATTGGCGGATTTTGGGGAGAATGAACATCGGCTGATTCCTTCGGGATTCGGGGTATTTGCCGCTCCGGCGGATGTTCAGCCGATGCCTGCGGCGGGGGTCAAGGTGCGGCAGGGCTATCAGGAGAGCTCGAATGTTCAGATGATTCAGGAAATGGTCAGTATGATGACGCTGTCCCGGCTGTATGAGGCGAATATGAATGTGCTGCGTCAGCAGCGGGAAGCCTCGCAGGCCGTTTTGTCAGCGGTTAATACGTGA
- a CDS encoding flagellar hook-basal body complex protein: MGSALSAGVSGLKAHQAMLDVAGNNLANVNTVGFKGSSVTFAELLSQTLRRASGPAGNLGGVNPQQMGSGVGIASIRVNTSQGNIVTTGQDLDVAIDGSGYFVLNNGSQNVYTRIGSFAVDASNTLVDPATGYRVQRIGNYGESEGFQTAGDTSIHIPWDASMPARATTEITLNGNLRASAESTAATVHKIVSNLAFTTSNGERVATANTYLSDLDQWTTPLAVGATGTILVSGYLEDGTEFTNQPITWVGAASGSGPTIQDLLDQITALFTDSTATLNSDGKIVVTANQAGYNLAMITNMTYVPAGTDEMTVPTFFDYVTIGGNDTKNFKITVYDNMGEQHVLSGTFVKTNTTNTWDLVIDSITGEMAGSWDSYDIHNSSALNRRISGIEFNPDGSFKGISVPGEEAVIGVQFESNPSAIQTIELVLGTPGEFTGLTQFASQQSSAAALTQDGYAAGSLSNVMIDQSGMIVGTFTNGVKVNIAALQIGIFQNPGGLESIGNGYFLPTANSGEPIATMAASSGAGKITGQSLEQSNVDIATEFVTLMQAQNGYQANARTIRVANDVLRELTNLIR; encoded by the coding sequence ATGGGTTCAGCACTATCTGCGGGTGTATCGGGCCTGAAGGCCCATCAGGCGATGCTGGATGTGGCGGGCAATAACCTGGCCAATGTCAACACGGTCGGCTTTAAGGGCAGCTCAGTAACATTTGCCGAGCTGCTCAGCCAGACCCTGCGTCGGGCCAGCGGTCCTGCGGGGAATCTGGGCGGAGTCAATCCGCAGCAGATGGGGAGCGGTGTGGGGATTGCTTCGATTCGGGTCAATACCTCGCAGGGAAACATCGTTACGACCGGTCAGGATTTGGATGTGGCGATTGACGGTTCGGGGTATTTTGTGCTGAATAACGGCTCGCAGAATGTTTATACGCGCATCGGCTCGTTTGCGGTGGATGCGAGCAATACCCTTGTGGACCCGGCGACAGGCTACCGGGTTCAGCGGATCGGCAACTACGGAGAAAGTGAGGGCTTCCAGACCGCCGGCGATACGAGCATTCATATTCCCTGGGATGCCTCGATGCCCGCCCGGGCCACGACGGAGATTACGCTGAACGGCAACCTCCGGGCTTCGGCGGAAAGCACCGCAGCGACGGTGCATAAGATTGTGTCCAATCTGGCCTTTACGACCAGCAATGGGGAGCGTGTGGCAACGGCCAATACTTATTTGTCTGATTTGGACCAGTGGACCACGCCGCTGGCGGTCGGTGCGACCGGAACGATTCTTGTATCCGGATATCTGGAGGACGGGACAGAGTTTACGAACCAGCCGATTACCTGGGTTGGAGCTGCTTCCGGCTCGGGGCCGACTATTCAGGATTTGCTGGACCAGATTACCGCCCTGTTTACGGATTCGACGGCGACCCTGAATTCGGACGGCAAGATTGTCGTTACAGCCAACCAGGCCGGCTATAACCTGGCGATGATTACCAATATGACGTATGTGCCGGCCGGAACGGATGAGATGACTGTGCCGACGTTTTTTGACTATGTGACCATCGGCGGCAATGATACCAAGAACTTCAAGATTACGGTCTATGACAACATGGGCGAACAGCATGTGCTCAGCGGCACATTTGTCAAGACCAATACGACCAATACCTGGGATTTGGTGATTGATTCCATTACAGGCGAAATGGCAGGTTCGTGGGACAGTTATGATATTCATAATTCGAGCGCCCTGAACCGCCGCATCTCCGGAATTGAGTTTAATCCGGACGGTTCTTTCAAAGGAATTTCCGTTCCCGGTGAGGAGGCGGTGATCGGAGTTCAGTTCGAGAGCAATCCCTCTGCGATTCAGACGATTGAGCTGGTGCTGGGGACACCGGGAGAGTTTACGGGGCTGACGCAGTTTGCCTCGCAGCAGTCGAGTGCGGCGGCGCTGACACAGGACGGATATGCAGCCGGCTCCCTGTCAAATGTGATGATTGACCAGTCGGGGATGATTGTGGGGACATTTACCAACGGCGTGAAAGTCAATATTGCAGCGCTGCAAATCGGGATTTTCCAGAACCCGGGCGGTCTGGAATCGATCGGCAACGGGTATTTTCTGCCGACGGCCAACTCGGGAGAGCCTATTGCCACGATGGCAGCCAGCAGCGGTGCGGGCAAGATTACCGGCCAGAGTCTGGAGCAGTCGAATGTGGATATTGCGACGGAGTTTGTGACGCTGATGCAGGCCCAGAACGGCTATCAGGCCAATGCCCGAACGATTCGGGTTGCCAACGATGTGCTGCGTGAACTGACCAATCTGATTCGGTAA
- a CDS encoding flagellar hook capping FlgD N-terminal domain-containing protein: MATVKSAAEQKLDFMKLMVTELQYQNPLEPLDNQQMAAQLAQFTQLELSEKMNNNLETINDTISKMNLGFTGAMLMAEIEYARSLLGHTVSFYNETYQQTLEGSVKGIRFVDGEPVLQVEAKNPANGSALETLTVSLDEINSIQ; this comes from the coding sequence ATGGCGACTGTGAAGTCTGCTGCAGAACAGAAATTGGATTTTATGAAGCTGATGGTAACGGAACTTCAGTATCAGAATCCGCTGGAGCCGTTGGATAACCAGCAGATGGCGGCGCAACTTGCCCAGTTTACCCAGCTGGAACTGTCGGAAAAGATGAACAACAATCTGGAGACAATCAACGACACGATCAGCAAGATGAATCTTGGATTTACCGGGGCGATGCTGATGGCGGAAATCGAGTATGCCCGCTCCCTTCTTGGGCACACGGTTTCCTTTTATAACGAGACCTATCAGCAGACGCTGGAAGGAAGCGTCAAGGGGATTCGATTTGTCGACGGCGAGCCGGTTTTGCAGGTGGAGGCCAAGAATCCGGCAAATGGTTCCGCTCTGGAAACGCTTACTGTTTCTCTGGATGAAATCAACAGCATTCAATAA
- a CDS encoding sigma-54 dependent transcriptional regulator, producing the protein MTLEKILVVGRQPNTQQAARPFAKKLYAADEVEDVWELLEAVDPNLLIFGQDVDRTDILQTLQSLRKNNQQRPVLVLGPLNHPPLETYLAEYKSAECVLNIENNDQLADAVRRLTQSEELPASDNRFFMEDCPSSVSIVGKSRAMLQTLRMIRLVAQSNCNPVLIVGETGTGKELAARAVHILRNGSQQRFVAINCAALTANLLESELFGHTKGSFTSADREKIGLLELAGTGTVFLDEISEMPLDLQAKLLRVLQERKFRKVGGLEEIECKATIIASSNRNLFQEVEAGRFRRDLYYRLCVCPIPLAPLRAESRREDILLLAEYFIQTSTICPEKRGKIKGLTSMAAEMLTRYHWPGNVRELKNVIERAILLESSDRIGTSNLLLNPAFSFETDQPQETAQTISIKDFSLEKAERELVKKALEEAGWQKSRAASLLGITRATLYAKVKQYNLQEPEKKPQPVS; encoded by the coding sequence ATGACTTTGGAAAAGATTCTGGTCGTCGGCAGACAGCCGAACACGCAGCAGGCAGCCAGACCTTTTGCAAAGAAACTTTATGCCGCCGATGAAGTCGAAGACGTGTGGGAACTCCTGGAAGCCGTCGATCCAAACCTGCTAATTTTCGGTCAGGACGTGGACCGCACTGATATCCTCCAAACCCTTCAATCTCTCCGGAAAAATAACCAGCAGCGGCCTGTTCTGGTGCTCGGTCCGCTCAATCATCCCCCGCTGGAAACGTACTTGGCCGAATACAAATCCGCCGAGTGCGTTCTTAATATTGAAAACAATGATCAACTCGCCGATGCCGTCCGACGGCTCACACAAAGCGAAGAACTGCCGGCTTCCGACAACCGCTTTTTTATGGAAGACTGCCCCTCCTCGGTTTCCATTGTCGGAAAAAGCCGGGCCATGCTGCAGACGCTGCGAATGATTCGCCTGGTTGCTCAGAGCAACTGCAACCCTGTTTTGATTGTCGGGGAAACAGGCACCGGCAAAGAATTGGCCGCCCGTGCGGTCCACATCCTCCGCAACGGCAGTCAGCAGCGGTTTGTCGCTATCAACTGTGCCGCCCTGACCGCCAACCTGCTCGAAAGTGAACTCTTCGGTCACACCAAAGGTTCGTTTACCAGCGCTGACCGCGAAAAAATCGGCCTCCTGGAACTGGCCGGCACCGGTACCGTCTTCCTCGATGAAATCAGCGAAATGCCTCTCGACCTGCAGGCCAAACTCCTGCGGGTCCTTCAGGAACGAAAATTCCGAAAAGTCGGCGGGCTGGAGGAAATCGAATGCAAGGCAACCATCATCGCCTCCAGCAACCGAAATCTGTTCCAGGAAGTCGAAGCCGGCCGGTTTCGAAGGGACCTCTATTATCGGCTGTGCGTCTGCCCCATTCCTCTGGCTCCTCTGCGGGCCGAATCCCGAAGGGAAGATATTCTCCTGCTGGCCGAGTATTTTATCCAGACCTCCACGATCTGCCCGGAAAAGAGAGGAAAAATCAAAGGGCTGACCTCGATGGCCGCTGAAATGCTCACACGCTATCACTGGCCCGGCAATGTTCGGGAGCTGAAAAATGTGATTGAAAGAGCCATCCTCCTCGAATCCTCAGACCGAATCGGAACCAGCAACCTATTGCTGAATCCCGCCTTCTCCTTTGAGACTGATCAGCCGCAGGAGACCGCTCAAACCATTTCCATCAAAGATTTTTCCCTCGAGAAAGCGGAACGGGAACTGGTCAAAAAGGCCCTCGAAGAAGCCGGTTGGCAGAAAAGCCGTGCCGCTTCTCTGCTCGGAATCACACGGGCCACCCTCTACGCAAAAGTCAAACAGTACAACCTTCAGGAACCCGAAAAAAAGCCCCAGCCCGTTTCCTGA
- a CDS encoding biopolymer transporter ExbD yields the protein MRKGFLNLPFEPTGSFDMTPIIDVVFLLIIFFMLVFQFITAEKADVQVPESIRSAQPSEEDVLATVTVGRDSEGKVFFRVDGVSAEVSEVKEVSSVIADLIDRQAARKNGSSKKIVRLRCDKEIPFGIAKYALQGIADSRATDIQWSVIKGN from the coding sequence ATGAGAAAAGGTTTTTTGAATCTCCCCTTTGAACCGACAGGTTCGTTTGATATGACGCCGATTATTGACGTGGTTTTTCTGCTGATTATCTTTTTTATGCTGGTTTTTCAGTTTATTACAGCGGAAAAAGCGGATGTACAGGTGCCGGAGTCCATTCGTTCGGCCCAGCCGTCGGAGGAGGATGTTCTGGCAACGGTTACAGTCGGCAGGGATAGCGAGGGGAAGGTGTTTTTCAGGGTGGATGGAGTATCAGCAGAAGTCTCAGAAGTGAAAGAAGTTTCCTCGGTGATAGCCGATTTGATTGACCGGCAGGCAGCCCGAAAGAACGGTTCTTCCAAGAAAATTGTTCGGCTTCGCTGTGATAAGGAGATTCCTTTTGGAATAGCGAAATATGCTTTACAGGGGATTGCGGACAGCAGGGCAACGGATATTCAGTGGTCTGTAATAAAGGGGAACTGA
- a CDS encoding MotA/TolQ/ExbB proton channel family protein yields the protein MTTGLGVMEAPSWFDRFFLAGGPIVWFVLLPMSAAMLALGLDLGFRLRRKVLLPNSRAGQIAALAGQYGLLGLEARLKGSPDFLGRAILWALSQNRKKGFDFGLVREAAADSLREQGLDLMRRAEGCHLIGTVAPMVGLFGTVFGMIQAFIVLGASEGQPRPDQLAQSISVALVTTFWGLLVAIPALVLHGFFRMRIESLMGQAAFEMEALLERLAEMGCFRKGPSNIHEEPTRTPIAEEMESSDEEDDEPLELEFEADE from the coding sequence ATGACGACAGGGTTGGGAGTGATGGAAGCACCGTCGTGGTTTGACCGGTTTTTTCTGGCCGGCGGACCGATAGTCTGGTTTGTATTGCTGCCGATGTCGGCCGCAATGCTTGCTTTAGGGTTGGATTTGGGCTTTCGTCTCCGCCGGAAGGTTTTGCTGCCGAACAGTCGTGCGGGCCAGATAGCCGCCCTGGCGGGCCAATATGGATTGCTCGGGTTAGAGGCACGTCTCAAGGGCAGTCCGGACTTTTTGGGCCGGGCAATTCTGTGGGCTTTGTCCCAAAACAGAAAAAAGGGGTTTGACTTCGGGCTGGTACGGGAGGCAGCGGCGGACAGTCTGCGGGAACAGGGACTGGACCTGATGCGGCGAGCAGAGGGATGTCATCTGATTGGCACCGTGGCTCCGATGGTCGGACTTTTCGGAACGGTTTTCGGGATGATTCAGGCGTTTATTGTGTTGGGGGCTTCGGAAGGACAGCCCCGTCCGGACCAGTTGGCTCAGTCCATCTCCGTTGCTTTGGTGACAACGTTTTGGGGATTGCTGGTGGCAATTCCGGCACTGGTTCTGCATGGATTTTTCCGGATGCGGATTGAGTCTCTGATGGGTCAGGCAGCTTTCGAAATGGAGGCTCTCCTGGAGCGGCTTGCGGAGATGGGATGTTTCCGCAAAGGTCCGTCAAATATCCACGAGGAACCAACGAGAACTCCAATAGCGGAGGAAATGGAAAGTTCGGACGAAGAGGATGATGAACCTCTTGAACTTGAATTTGAGGCAGATGAATGA
- a CDS encoding VWA domain-containing protein — MRCTIFCLQANPWCVWRIEVVWTGEVDGMTNRMSRWFGGLGCWILSAGVHAVCLGALAFVRFPSGGTSDRPGSGAFSSIETPAAVRIRELTAPKPQVKPLTSERLLSPSAERKPHPEVRPEPTRNPSFSIPSHLSEELVRPLVNFFGNRSAAGRICFVVDCSGSMFGRMGLVRRQLAEAVSRLTPDQFFSVLFFGGNGRILELGRGELLRAVPAAKQDAIQLAESVRPEGRTDALSALARAMSLRTSDGRGPDLIYFLTDGFDLDKEGTASLAEQAEELRRKLAPQAVIHTIAFWASPMDRQVLEIIAQRSGGSFTCVDYEPENRIEDLK, encoded by the coding sequence TTGAGGTGTACAATCTTCTGTTTGCAGGCCAATCCCTGGTGCGTGTGGAGGATTGAGGTTGTCTGGACGGGTGAGGTAGACGGGATGACCAATCGGATGAGCCGGTGGTTTGGAGGATTGGGATGCTGGATTCTTTCAGCCGGGGTGCATGCTGTATGTCTGGGGGCACTGGCCTTTGTTCGTTTTCCATCCGGAGGGACCTCGGATAGACCCGGTAGCGGGGCTTTTTCATCGATTGAGACGCCTGCGGCTGTGCGGATAAGGGAGCTGACGGCACCGAAACCTCAGGTAAAACCGCTGACATCCGAACGGCTTTTATCCCCTTCTGCGGAACGAAAGCCCCATCCTGAAGTCAGGCCCGAACCAACACGGAACCCTTCTTTTTCAATCCCGTCTCACCTTTCGGAAGAGTTGGTTAGGCCTTTGGTCAATTTTTTCGGGAATCGCAGTGCAGCCGGACGCATCTGTTTTGTTGTGGACTGTTCCGGAAGTATGTTTGGAAGGATGGGGCTGGTGCGCAGGCAGCTTGCGGAAGCTGTGTCGCGTCTGACTCCAGACCAGTTCTTTTCCGTTCTTTTTTTTGGAGGAAACGGGAGGATTTTGGAGCTCGGCAGGGGTGAGCTGCTGCGTGCAGTGCCGGCCGCTAAACAAGATGCGATTCAGCTGGCGGAGTCTGTTCGGCCGGAAGGTCGAACAGATGCCTTGTCGGCCTTGGCCAGAGCTATGTCGCTGCGGACATCGGATGGGCGAGGTCCGGATTTAATTTATTTTCTGACGGACGGTTTTGATTTGGATAAGGAAGGAACCGCCAGCCTTGCGGAACAGGCAGAGGAATTGAGGAGGAAACTGGCTCCGCAGGCGGTGATTCATACGATTGCTTTCTGGGCATCTCCGATGGACCGTCAGGTTTTGGAGATAATAGCCCAGCGAAGCGGAGGCAGTTTTACTTGTGTGGATTATGAGCCGGAAAATCGGATTGAGGATTTGAAATGA
- a CDS encoding L,D-transpeptidase family protein, with the protein MAKGKYRPYGSGGDAARRNRLIAIALMVVIAGMVVLIQMRKKKAAVVPTAEEIPKVSLSEIKPVPAEAADEPALEMPGPSSSAPAAAPAPGPAVSESSPQAKSPEPVSAAGTTGTAEQAAAEAQVAASPEVRTLIEKAVEARKAGNIIAARDSLNEALKMPMSEVLRDEIKRQLALLSARWLFSREVLDGDTLTEWYQVQTGDLLVKIANTYKVPYEILMEINGIRKAEGLQAGQKIKVIRGPFHAVISRKRFTMDLYLQNQYVKTYKVGLGMPGRETPTGLWRVKPNDKLIQPPWTDPDTGRRYVATDPDYPLGSRWIGLEGLEGPAKGRTGFAIHGTKEPETIGTQSSRGCIRLFNGDVIEVYNLLFAGQSLVRVED; encoded by the coding sequence TTGGCCAAAGGAAAATATCGACCCTATGGTTCAGGCGGAGATGCCGCTCGTCGGAATCGTCTGATTGCCATTGCGCTGATGGTTGTGATTGCCGGAATGGTGGTTTTGATTCAAATGCGGAAGAAGAAAGCAGCGGTCGTCCCGACGGCGGAGGAGATTCCGAAGGTTTCTTTGTCGGAAATAAAGCCGGTTCCTGCGGAAGCGGCTGATGAGCCGGCCCTGGAGATGCCCGGACCGTCAAGCTCAGCTCCGGCTGCTGCTCCGGCGCCGGGACCTGCAGTGTCTGAGTCTTCTCCGCAGGCGAAGTCTCCGGAGCCGGTTTCGGCGGCGGGAACGACAGGAACAGCGGAACAGGCTGCGGCGGAAGCGCAGGTTGCTGCCAGTCCTGAAGTTCGGACTCTGATTGAAAAGGCCGTGGAGGCCAGAAAGGCCGGGAACATTATTGCGGCAAGGGATTCTCTTAACGAAGCCCTGAAGATGCCGATGAGCGAGGTGCTTCGGGATGAAATCAAGCGGCAGCTGGCCTTGTTGTCCGCACGGTGGCTGTTCAGTCGAGAGGTGCTGGATGGGGATACGCTGACGGAGTGGTATCAGGTTCAGACGGGCGATTTGCTGGTCAAGATCGCCAATACGTATAAGGTTCCGTATGAAATTCTGATGGAGATTAACGGGATTCGAAAGGCGGAAGGGCTTCAGGCGGGACAGAAGATTAAAGTGATTCGAGGTCCGTTTCATGCGGTAATCAGCCGCAAGCGGTTTACGATGGATTTGTACCTTCAGAATCAATATGTCAAAACCTACAAAGTTGGGCTTGGGATGCCGGGGCGGGAGACCCCCACAGGGCTTTGGCGAGTCAAGCCGAACGATAAACTGATTCAGCCGCCGTGGACAGACCCGGATACCGGCCGGCGATATGTGGCTACCGACCCGGATTATCCGCTTGGGTCGCGCTGGATTGGTCTGGAAGGGCTGGAAGGCCCGGCCAAAGGGAGAACCGGCTTTGCTATCCACGGCACCAAAGAACCGGAGACCATCGGAACACAATCTTCCCGGGGATGCATCCGTCTGTTTAACGGGGATGTGATTGAGGTGTACAATCTTCTGTTTGCAGGCCAATCCCTGGTGCGTGTGGAGGATTGA
- a CDS encoding 5-formyltetrahydrofolate cyclo-ligase — translation MNKTELRALIRSRLAALPAEERLEKSRQICRWVMESDVFRQATVVMAFLSMPYEVDTTPLILQSWRQGKTIAVPKISWEQRHMIPVEIQSLESGLETGKKGLRNPTGGVPVPLEEIDLVLTPGLAFDVQGNRLGRGGAYYDRFFKNPGLSAARWALAFSFQVVEEVPVGPEDEPVDAVVTETGILLCRKRTQSGGQ, via the coding sequence ATGAATAAAACGGAGCTTCGGGCACTGATTCGTTCGCGGCTGGCAGCCCTTCCGGCGGAGGAACGGTTGGAGAAAAGCCGTCAAATCTGCCGATGGGTAATGGAGTCGGATGTTTTTCGGCAGGCGACGGTTGTGATGGCTTTTTTGTCAATGCCGTATGAAGTAGATACAACGCCGCTTATTCTTCAGTCGTGGCGGCAGGGAAAAACAATTGCCGTCCCGAAAATCTCCTGGGAGCAGCGGCATATGATTCCGGTGGAGATTCAGTCTTTGGAAAGCGGATTGGAGACGGGGAAAAAAGGTCTTCGCAATCCGACCGGCGGCGTGCCGGTTCCGCTTGAAGAGATTGACCTGGTATTAACACCGGGTTTAGCCTTTGATGTTCAGGGGAATCGGCTGGGCCGGGGCGGGGCGTATTATGACCGTTTTTTTAAGAATCCGGGGCTGTCAGCAGCTCGCTGGGCTCTGGCTTTTTCGTTTCAGGTAGTCGAAGAAGTTCCCGTCGGCCCTGAGGATGAGCCGGTGGATGCTGTTGTAACGGAAACAGGAATTCTTCTGTGCAGAAAACGAACCCAATCGGGAGGGCAGTAA
- a CDS encoding replication-associated recombination protein A: MRKGQAESLFSGAEKDALSANAPLAVRMRPRTLDEFVGQEHFVGPGKLLRRMLEGGTITSLIFYGPPGCGKTTLAQIVAGQIEAAFHYLSAPAASVKDIREIIEKAKDRLIEKRQKTLLFIDEIHRFNRAQQDVLLDDAENGVLTLIGATTENPFFSVNSPLISRSTIFTFEPLKKEDIFTILTRALKDPQRGYGNLPLDVEPEAMEFLAVMSDGDARKALTALEVAVLSQQKKSGKERICIDLETARESIQRKSIVYDGTGDTHYDLASALQKSMRGSDPDATVYWLARMIAGGEDPRFIARRIAVCAAEDVGNADPLATVLAASALQIAEFVGMPEAQLALAQAAIYIACAPKSNACAKAIWSAVSDVQSGRTIPVPPHLRDSHYEGAKKLGFGIGYRYPHESPLGYIKQDYLGQPLEKPYYVPKDIGREKTIKEYLEKLKKQVAHFEREGKKRRTEKNGQAQDE; the protein is encoded by the coding sequence ATGAGAAAGGGACAAGCGGAATCTCTCTTTTCCGGTGCAGAGAAAGATGCCCTCAGTGCGAATGCACCGCTTGCGGTTCGAATGCGGCCGAGAACCCTGGATGAGTTTGTGGGGCAAGAGCATTTTGTGGGGCCGGGCAAGCTTCTTCGCCGGATGCTGGAGGGGGGAACGATAACGAGTTTGATTTTTTATGGTCCGCCGGGCTGCGGCAAGACGACGCTGGCCCAGATTGTTGCCGGACAGATTGAGGCGGCATTCCATTATCTCAGCGCTCCGGCCGCATCGGTAAAGGATATCCGGGAGATTATTGAAAAAGCCAAAGATCGGCTGATTGAAAAGCGTCAAAAAACCCTCCTGTTTATTGATGAAATTCACCGATTTAACCGGGCTCAGCAGGATGTGCTGCTGGATGATGCTGAAAATGGGGTTTTAACGCTGATAGGGGCTACTACCGAAAATCCGTTTTTTTCTGTAAACTCTCCCTTAATCAGCCGCAGTACAATTTTTACCTTTGAGCCGCTGAAAAAGGAAGACATTTTCACTATCTTAACGCGAGCCCTGAAAGACCCGCAAAGAGGATACGGGAATTTGCCGCTGGATGTAGAGCCGGAGGCGATGGAGTTTTTGGCTGTGATGAGCGATGGAGATGCCCGCAAGGCCCTGACGGCCCTGGAGGTGGCGGTTTTATCTCAGCAGAAAAAAAGCGGTAAAGAACGGATTTGCATTGACTTGGAAACGGCTCGGGAGTCGATTCAGCGCAAGTCAATTGTTTATGACGGAACGGGAGATACCCACTATGATTTGGCCAGCGCTCTGCAGAAGTCGATGCGGGGTTCGGACCCGGATGCGACGGTGTACTGGCTGGCTCGGATGATAGCGGGCGGAGAGGACCCGCGGTTTATTGCCCGTCGGATTGCGGTTTGTGCGGCGGAAGATGTGGGGAATGCGGACCCGCTGGCCACGGTTCTGGCGGCGTCGGCACTGCAGATAGCGGAGTTTGTCGGGATGCCGGAGGCCCAGCTGGCTTTGGCTCAGGCGGCGATTTATATTGCCTGTGCCCCGAAATCGAATGCCTGTGCGAAGGCGATTTGGTCGGCGGTATCCGATGTCCAGTCTGGCCGGACGATCCCTGTTCCTCCTCATCTTCGGGATTCGCACTATGAGGGGGCCAAGAAGCTCGGCTTCGGCATCGGGTACCGCTATCCTCATGAAAGTCCGCTGGGTTATATCAAACAGGATTATCTGGGACAGCCGCTGGAAAAACCGTATTATGTTCCCAAGGACATCGGGCGGGAGAAAACCATAAAGGAGTATCTGGAAAAACTGAAAAAACAGGTTGCCCATTTCGAAAGAGAAGGTAAAAAGAGGAGGACTGAAAAGAACGGGCAGGCGCAAGATGAATAA